Genomic segment of Bacteroidales bacterium:
TCGCTATCCTGAAAAAAAGTTTTAATTTAGTGGAAAGCAGGAAGTTTGTCGTTGCCAGGTAATTGAAGGATATTGACATTTAAAATAATTCGCGGTCATTCGCAAAATTCGCGTCTTTCGCGTTCCATTTAAATAGAATGCTGATTCCTTCGAATGCACCGGATTTACGCGGAACACTGAAACAATGGAACACTGGAACAATGGAACCGGATGAATCCCCATTTTTATCTGATACGGTAATGATCTCTGCAATTGAGAAGGAAGATGTCTTACCAAATGCTATGATCAGGGATGTCCTGGCAGTAAATCCACAAGCTCCTAAATCCAAAAAGGTCATGGATGCTTTGGATCAGCGTCAAGATACCATTCCGGACTATATGATGGAGGAGATCATGCAGGGATTAAATACTTACGGAGCCAAAGAATTACTGGAACAAGAACTTGGAAGTCATATCTCTAAAAGAGACAGGGCGTGGTCAAACCTTAACCTTTATTATAAAAACGATACGGCAAATTTCGGGCAAGCTATTGATAGTTTAATAGTTTTGCATCAAAATGAAAACAGATTAAACTCCAGGTATAATCTTGCTTTTATGCATATCGACCAGTCTGATTCATCAAATGCATTTAATATCTTGAGTACCATTCCGACCGAGTTTGATCTTTCTGCCCAAGAATTATCGACCCACAACCTCTACCTGGATCTTTTCGATATCCTCTGGCAAATAAAAAGTGATACAACTGAATTGGATAGCGTTCAGGTACAGGCTTTATTTGAAATTGCTTTAGCTTATCATGTCCTTCCCGGTGTCTATGCATCGAATTTATTGTTAAAAGAAAGATTATTGAACTATAACGAACCAGTATATTTAAACGATGTGCTTAAATCTGCCACCGCTCCTGTCAAAAAGCCAAAAATTGATATAAATACTAAACATTTAAGTGTATTTCCCAACCCTGCAGGCAATTATTTTATTACCCAGTATGATCTCTCCGAACACCAATCTCCGGGAATATTGACTATTTCGGATATTAATGGAAAAGAATTACAAGCCATGCAATTGAAGGATACACAAAATCAAATAGTCATTCCTACACAAGGATATGCGGCCGAGATTTACCTAATCAGACTCTTTAGCGGAAATTATTTTATTGATTCTCAAAAAATAACCATTATTAAGTAAGATTATGCGTAGAATTGTATATCTGTTAACTTTAACAGCAGTATTTGTATTGGAATTGACATATTCATTTGGTCAAAGCCGGTGGGTAAAAGTTTATCATGATGAAATAGATGCAGTTGGCGATAAAATGATTGAATCTTATGATCATGGTTATTTTTTATTAGGTCGTTATGGACATAATTATCCAAAATACTTATGGTTAATTAAAACTGATATTAATGGAAATATTTTATGGGAAAAAACTATTGGTGATGGTCTGAACGCAATAGTATTCCTTGACATGGCTCAGGATGACTCCGGCATTATTTATCTAGCCGGTACCACATTATCCTATGATCCTGAAGGAGATCCGTTAATAATGAAGCTTGATTC
This window contains:
- a CDS encoding T9SS type A sorting domain-containing protein codes for the protein MLIPSNAPDLRGTLKQWNTGTMEPDESPFLSDTVMISAIEKEDVLPNAMIRDVLAVNPQAPKSKKVMDALDQRQDTIPDYMMEEIMQGLNTYGAKELLEQELGSHISKRDRAWSNLNLYYKNDTANFGQAIDSLIVLHQNENRLNSRYNLAFMHIDQSDSSNAFNILSTIPTEFDLSAQELSTHNLYLDLFDILWQIKSDTTELDSVQVQALFEIALAYHVLPGVYASNLLLKERLLNYNEPVYLNDVLKSATAPVKKPKIDINTKHLSVFPNPAGNYFITQYDLSEHQSPGILTISDINGKELQAMQLKDTQNQIVIPTQGYAAEIYLIRLFSGNYFIDSQKITIIK